The nucleotide sequence AAAGAATTTTAAAAAATTCTTCTTATTCCCTACATAATCGGCTATTCCCGATAAAAACGGACTAAGCCCGGAAACTACTAAAAAAGCAGCCGCAGTTACATAAGAAATTAAGGAATCGTTATTAAAATCTATTCCAAGAAAACGAACCGTATCATCAATTTTATTTCCTTCAGCATCTTTAATAATAGTAAGTGCCCCATAAAAAATAGGAAAGATCGCTGATGATATCACCAGGCTATAAACCGAGTTAGCCCAGTCGTAAAATGCCCATGCGTTTAGTAGTTTCTTACTACCTTTTGGAAGATTTTTCATGGAATAAAAATAAAAAAGCTACACCAAAGTGTAGCTTTTTATTATCTATTTATTTTGAGTTGTTACTGAAACGAAGTAACACCGTATTTTTTAGCTTCAGCTTTAGCTTCTGGCGCCCATGCTTCAAGATTATTTATTCTTGTTTGGTTTGATGGGTGTGTGCTTAGAAATTCTGGTGTTGAAGCTCCTCCGCTATTTTGTTGCATTCTTCTCCAAAGATCAGCTGCTTCTTCTGGATTATAACCAGCTATAGCCATTAATGTTAGACCAATTCTGTCAGCCTCAGCCTCCTGGCTTCTACTAAATGGTAACATTACTCCTACCTGAGAACCAATTCCGTAGGCCTGAGCAAAAATTTGTTGCGTTTGTGCACTTTTTCCGCTTAAAGCAACGGTTCCTGCCACCGCTCCTAACTGCTGTATTTGTGCTCTACTCATTCGCTGCGCGCCGTGATCTGCAAGTGCATGAGCTACCTCGTGTCCCATTACCACAGCAAGACCAGTTTCATCTTGTGTAATAGGTAAAATTCCGGTATATACTACAGTTTTACCTCCCGGCATCGCAAAGGCGTTTACCTGATTGTCATTCACAAGATTATATTCAAATCTAAAATCATCTAAAAATCCCTGATAGCCATTAGCATTTAAATAGCGCTCTGCAGCAGTTTTTATCTTATCACCTATTCTTTTTACCATTCTAGCATCTGCCGTTCCGGTTACCACATTACTACTATCTAAGAATGCATCGTATTGCTGAAATGATGACGGAAATAATTGATCGTTACTTACAAAATTGATATTCTTTTCTCCTGTGAAAGGATTCACTTTACATGCGACTACTGTAAGAGCAACAGCAAAAAGAACTAATACCCACTTCTTAATTTTCATAGTTTAATAGATTAATTTTGTTAAAATTACAAAAGCGAAACCTGTTTAAAGATTTGTTTAAGTATGATTTAACAAATAAGACATGAAAAAATAAGAAATACTTTAATTCCATATTTTAGTACATAATGGCGAAGAAGCATAAAGATAAAACTCCGATACAGCAACTATTGCTACCCTCCTATCTGTTATATACAGGAAAGGTGTTAAACTGGTTATCGCCATTTCTGGCTAGTAAATTTGCAGCTAAACTATTTCTCACTCCACTTAATTACAAATTGCCGCAGCGAGAAAAAGAAATGGATTCGAATTCTGTACAATCTAAGGTGATTTTACCCAAAAGCAATAGAGAAATTGTAATTTATGAATATGGTAAAAGTGATAAAAAAGTACTGCTGGTGCATGGTTGGAGCGGTCGTGGAACTCAACTTTCTAAAATCGCAGAAGCATTACTGAAGTTAGGTTTTAGTACGGTAAGCTTCGATGCTCCAGCACATGGAAAAGCTCCAGGAAAAATGAGTATGATGCCACATTTTATCGAAGCCATTCATTTCCTTAAAAAGAAACATGGGCCATTCCATTCAATTGTTGGTCATTCTTTAGGGGGAATGTCAACATTAAAAGTGCTAAAAGAAGGCTTCCCGCAAATAAAGCCGTGATTATAGGCACTGCTAATAGTATCACTAAATTAACTGAAGAATTTGTCCAAAATCTACACATGGATAAAGAAGTAGCTTACCTGCTCAAGTCCAATTTTGATGAGAAATTTGGTCAGGATATGGATAATTATTCTGGGGCGATTTCAGCGCAAAGTGTTTTTACTCCAACACTGGTGATACACGATAAAGATGATGTTGATGTAAATTACCGCTGCGCAGAAGAAATCCATAAGCAATTAAAAAGCAGCGAGCTTTATTTGACTGAAGGTTTAGGCCATCGCCGAATATTAGGTGACCCAACTGTTATTAACAAAATCACAACGTTCATCACGGCATAATCTTTGTAACTTTCAAAATAAAAACAATGAGAAAGTTACTATTTATAATGCTTGCCACTTTTTCGCTTATAAGTTGCAAAGGAAATGCGCAAGATGAAAAAGCGCAAAAAAAGCAACAATTTGAAATTTCTAAATCTGAAAGTGAATGGAAAAAAGAGCTTACAGATGAAGAATTTAAAGTGCTTAGAAAATCGGCTACAGAACGCCCGTTCTCTAGTGACCTATTAACTGTAAAAGGAAACGGAACGTTTACCTGTGCTGCTTGCGGAAACGAACTTTACGAAAACAAATATAAGTTTGAAAGCGGTACCGGCTGGCCAAGTTTTGATCGCGCTATAGAAGGTGGCGTAGATTTTGGATCTGATTCTAAGCTAGGATACCAAAGAGACGAAGTTCACTGCGCAAAATGCGGCGGTCATTTAGGTCATGTTTTTAATGATGGCCCTAAACCTACTGGCAAAAGACATTGTATAAACGGTGTCGCTATGGACTTTGAAGCAACCAACAAATAAAATATATCATGAAAAAGTATAATATAGAAAAATCGGATGCTGAATGGAAAGAACAGCTGTCTGACGAACAATATCGAGTATTAAGAGAAAAAGGCACCGAAGCACCGCACACCGGTAAATATAATTTACATTTTGAAGATGGCGAATATCAATGCGCTGCCTGTCATACAAAATTGTTTGAAAGTGATAGCAAATTTGAAAGTGGCTGTGGATGGCCAAGTTTTGACGATGCTATCGAAGGAAAAGTAGAATACATACAAGATCGAACGTTCGGAATGCTTAGAACAGAGATATTGTGTGCTAATTGCGGAAGCCATTTAGGTCATGTTTTTGATGATGGCCCTACAGAAACAGGACAACGCTATTGTGTAAATTCAGCCAGTATCAATTTTAATAAATAACTTAAACTTACTACCTATGAAAAAGATATTCACCTTATTATTCGCAACTACATTTTTATTCGCCTCTTGTTCTGATGATGGCGAACCAGGCCCTCAAGGCCCACAGGGTCCTCCTGGTGAAGATGGATTGATAGGAACTACTCTAGAGAAAACAGTGACTTTTACCGCTCCAGAATATTCTATATTTTATAATTTCCCAATTGATGTTGATGTTTTTGGATCTGATGCGGTACTAGTTTATCTATTAGAAAAA is from Zunongwangia endophytica and encodes:
- the msrB gene encoding peptide-methionine (R)-S-oxide reductase MsrB — protein: MRKLLFIMLATFSLISCKGNAQDEKAQKKQQFEISKSESEWKKELTDEEFKVLRKSATERPFSSDLLTVKGNGTFTCAACGNELYENKYKFESGTGWPSFDRAIEGGVDFGSDSKLGYQRDEVHCAKCGGHLGHVFNDGPKPTGKRHCINGVAMDFEATNK
- a CDS encoding alpha/beta fold hydrolase, giving the protein MDKEVAYLLKSNFDEKFGQDMDNYSGAISAQSVFTPTLVIHDKDDVDVNYRCAEEIHKQLKSSELYLTEGLGHRRILGDPTVINKITTFITA
- a CDS encoding M48 family metallopeptidase; translation: MKIKKWVLVLFAVALTVVACKVNPFTGEKNINFVSNDQLFPSSFQQYDAFLDSSNVVTGTADARMVKRIGDKIKTAAERYLNANGYQGFLDDFRFEYNLVNDNQVNAFAMPGGKTVVYTGILPITQDETGLAVVMGHEVAHALADHGAQRMSRAQIQQLGAVAGTVALSGKSAQTQQIFAQAYGIGSQVGVMLPFSRSQEAEADRIGLTLMAIAGYNPEEAADLWRRMQQNSGGASTPEFLSTHPSNQTRINNLEAWAPEAKAEAKKYGVTSFQ
- the msrB gene encoding peptide-methionine (R)-S-oxide reductase MsrB yields the protein MKKYNIEKSDAEWKEQLSDEQYRVLREKGTEAPHTGKYNLHFEDGEYQCAACHTKLFESDSKFESGCGWPSFDDAIEGKVEYIQDRTFGMLRTEILCANCGSHLGHVFDDGPTETGQRYCVNSASINFNK
- a CDS encoding alpha/beta hydrolase, which produces MAKKHKDKTPIQQLLLPSYLLYTGKVLNWLSPFLASKFAAKLFLTPLNYKLPQREKEMDSNSVQSKVILPKSNREIVIYEYGKSDKKVLLVHGWSGRGTQLSKIAEALLKLGFSTVSFDAPAHGKAPGKMSMMPHFIEAIHFLKKKHGPFHSIVGHSLGGMSTLKVLKEGFPQIKP